The following coding sequences lie in one Leucobacter allii genomic window:
- a CDS encoding choice-of-anchor G family protein, with the protein MRRRRTGAKALGVGALAVTAAVVASGLIAPVASADQRDASSNSAAHGHTLFVEGLGLDVAGAGASESAWTAAGPNDADRESLNLSLLGSTELGIGGLDGLPIVKEHPDDPGLLWLGSAGVLESYSSSPSETESVSASGVLGADGGLDLSRLDGTPGENARIDLTDLLDQLQLAGLTDAVLDEASVELGALGASAAKDGEAVSTEYGIGDLTLNLHSETIGGVTGAVDGVLGGVGGLLDGVLGDSGAIQQLLDPVFALLDPVLGLLGGGAEAELSVDTTGLVDTVRTQLLQTAINNESAPGAGDASVNVDLSTGTISVDLAQLLVGPGGPYAGQDINSLPANTDLLTPEVVNAITAGITNALTGTGPNSLATKADQIVRSGLYSLALDVDITISALGALGGSLTITLDDVDGGPATIGGILGIDGYQDVVWNQGAATGGILGLISGVLGSVLNGLNGVLGGIGSALDTAVIQPVLANLSTTLNGLLDPLVTGLLGGSDPLLKQVLDGVVSLTANEQPEVGDLGAGSTTVRALGIEVLPILGDAAVKVELGSATVKAADEETPGMGPDANASASASASAASNGDNEAGAQAAARASAYADNTTQADAAATADAEAAAKAAARASASTDASATSGGSAEAAAVGSQDATADSASNASGSTQGDDEAGAASQAAAQADASTNASANAAASSTASASATTSATASATTNVDADSRADANVNASASASADSKANAAAKAAANADASTAATASANGDASAAAQSAAETTASTSASAEADGSALAAAQAAAHAQSDSDTAASGTAEMNSNASAAAKAAAIANASTNASGSSNASGPDPEGRCITPRSQSPFVDVAVAHQFYLEIDWMNCVGYAKGWDMGKKGIEYRPARPLTREAMAAFVYRMEADKDYVAPEVSPFADLDTDYRFYTEISWMYEEGLSTGWEQETGKPVYKPTAPLSRQAMAAFIYRLEDPQGYYPPVSSPLSDIKRGDQFYTEISWMYEEGLTTGNRVEGSDEIEFRPKQNLSRQAMAAFIYRLVNEYRQQ; encoded by the coding sequence ATGCGCAGACGCAGAACCGGAGCCAAGGCGCTCGGAGTGGGGGCGCTCGCGGTCACCGCGGCCGTCGTGGCTAGCGGACTGATCGCGCCGGTGGCGAGTGCCGACCAGCGCGACGCGAGCAGCAACTCGGCCGCGCACGGCCACACGCTCTTCGTCGAGGGCCTCGGTCTCGACGTCGCCGGCGCCGGCGCCAGCGAGAGCGCATGGACCGCGGCCGGACCGAACGACGCGGATCGCGAGAGCCTCAACCTCTCGCTGCTCGGATCGACGGAGCTCGGCATCGGAGGCCTCGACGGTCTGCCGATCGTCAAGGAGCACCCCGACGATCCCGGCCTGCTCTGGCTCGGCTCCGCCGGAGTGCTCGAGAGCTACAGCTCGTCGCCCAGCGAGACGGAGTCCGTCTCGGCCAGCGGTGTCCTCGGCGCCGACGGCGGGCTCGATCTGTCGCGCCTCGACGGCACGCCCGGCGAGAACGCCAGGATCGATCTGACCGATCTGCTCGACCAGCTGCAGCTGGCCGGCCTCACCGACGCGGTCCTCGACGAGGCCTCGGTGGAGCTCGGCGCGCTCGGCGCCAGCGCTGCGAAGGACGGCGAAGCGGTCTCCACCGAGTACGGTATCGGCGACCTCACGCTCAACCTCCACAGCGAGACCATCGGCGGCGTGACGGGTGCGGTCGACGGCGTCCTCGGCGGCGTCGGGGGCCTGCTCGACGGCGTGCTCGGGGACTCGGGCGCGATCCAGCAGCTGCTCGACCCGGTCTTCGCCCTCCTCGATCCCGTGCTCGGACTGCTCGGGGGCGGCGCGGAGGCCGAACTCAGCGTCGACACGACGGGCCTGGTGGACACGGTCCGCACGCAGCTGCTGCAGACGGCCATCAACAACGAGTCGGCGCCCGGCGCGGGCGACGCGTCGGTGAACGTCGATCTGTCGACGGGCACCATCTCCGTCGACCTCGCGCAGCTGCTCGTGGGACCCGGCGGCCCCTACGCAGGTCAGGACATCAACAGCCTGCCCGCGAACACCGATCTGCTCACCCCCGAGGTCGTCAACGCGATCACGGCGGGCATCACCAACGCGCTGACCGGCACCGGCCCTAACTCGCTGGCGACGAAGGCCGACCAGATCGTGCGGAGCGGCCTGTACTCGCTCGCGCTCGACGTCGACATCACCATCAGCGCCCTCGGGGCGCTCGGCGGCTCGCTGACGATCACGCTGGACGACGTCGACGGCGGCCCCGCCACCATCGGCGGCATCCTGGGTATCGACGGCTACCAGGACGTCGTGTGGAACCAGGGCGCCGCGACCGGCGGCATCCTCGGACTGATCTCCGGCGTGCTCGGCTCGGTGCTCAACGGCCTGAACGGCGTGCTCGGCGGCATCGGCAGCGCGCTCGACACCGCGGTGATCCAGCCGGTGCTCGCGAACCTCTCGACGACGCTCAACGGGCTCCTCGATCCGCTCGTCACCGGACTGCTGGGCGGCAGCGATCCGCTGCTCAAGCAGGTGCTCGACGGCGTGGTCTCCCTGACCGCGAACGAGCAGCCGGAGGTGGGCGACCTCGGCGCCGGCAGCACCACGGTGCGCGCGCTGGGCATCGAGGTGCTCCCGATCCTCGGCGACGCCGCGGTGAAGGTGGAGCTCGGTTCCGCCACGGTGAAGGCCGCGGATGAGGAGACGCCGGGCATGGGCCCGGACGCGAACGCCTCGGCTTCGGCCTCCGCCTCCGCCGCATCGAACGGCGACAACGAGGCGGGCGCCCAGGCTGCGGCCCGTGCGTCGGCCTACGCCGACAACACCACGCAGGCGGACGCCGCGGCGACGGCGGATGCCGAGGCCGCAGCCAAGGCAGCGGCGCGGGCGAGCGCCTCGACCGACGCCTCCGCCACCTCGGGCGGTTCGGCCGAGGCGGCGGCGGTCGGTTCGCAGGACGCGACCGCTGACAGCGCCTCGAACGCCTCGGGCTCCACCCAGGGCGACGACGAGGCCGGCGCGGCCTCGCAGGCCGCGGCCCAGGCCGATGCCTCGACCAACGCCTCCGCGAATGCTGCGGCGAGCAGCACGGCATCGGCGAGCGCGACGACGAGCGCCACCGCGAGCGCGACGACGAACGTCGATGCCGATAGTCGCGCGGATGCGAACGTCAACGCCTCGGCCTCCGCCTCGGCGGACTCGAAGGCGAACGCGGCGGCGAAGGCCGCTGCGAACGCCGACGCGAGCACGGCGGCGACGGCCAGCGCGAACGGCGACGCGAGCGCGGCCGCGCAGTCGGCGGCCGAGACCACGGCATCGACGAGCGCCTCCGCCGAGGCCGACGGCTCGGCGCTGGCCGCGGCCCAGGCCGCGGCGCACGCCCAGAGCGACTCGGACACGGCCGCGTCGGGCACGGCGGAGATGAACTCCAACGCCTCCGCGGCCGCGAAGGCGGCGGCGATCGCCAACGCCTCGACGAACGCCTCGGGCAGCAGCAACGCCAGCGGTCCCGACCCCGAGGGCCGGTGCATCACGCCCCGCTCCCAGTCGCCGTTCGTCGACGTCGCGGTCGCGCACCAGTTCTACCTCGAGATCGACTGGATGAACTGCGTCGGATACGCCAAGGGCTGGGACATGGGCAAGAAGGGCATCGAGTACCGCCCCGCTCGCCCCCTGACCCGCGAGGCGATGGCCGCGTTCGTGTACCGGATGGAGGCGGATAAGGACTACGTCGCCCCCGAGGTGTCGCCCTTCGCCGACCTCGACACGGACTACCGCTTCTACACGGAGATCTCGTGGATGTACGAGGAGGGCCTCTCCACGGGCTGGGAGCAGGAGACGGGCAAGCCGGTCTACAAGCCGACGGCTCCGCTCTCGCGCCAGGCCATGGCCGCCTTCATCTACCGCCTCGAGGATCCCCAGGGGTACTACCCGCCGGTGAGCTCCCCGCTGTCGGACATCAAGCGAGGCGACCAGTTCTACACGGAGATCTCCTGGATGTACGAGGAGGGGCTGACCACGGGCAACCGTGTGGAGGGCTCCGACGAGATCGAGTTCCGCCCGAAGCAGAACCTGTCGCGTCAGGCGATGGCCGCGTTCATCTACCGCCTGGTGAACGAGTACCGCCAGCAGTAG
- a CDS encoding DNA polymerase III subunit gamma and tau, with amino-acid sequence MIGQSQVTDPLMTALRTGRVGHAYLFSGPRGCGKTTSARILARCLNCAEGPTDTPCGTCPSCVELGRDGGGSLDVVEIDAASHGGVDDARDLRERAVFAPARDRFKIFIVDEAHMVTAAGFNALLKIVEEPPPHVKFVFATTEPDKVIGTIRSRTHHYPFRLIAPGTLIDYVQSLCDSEGVAVEPGVLPLVVRAGGGSARDTLSILDQLIAGSEGDSVTIDRAAGLLGFTHAELLDDVVTAFGEHDQAAAFRATDRVVQTGQDPRRFVEDLLERLRDLIVVGATTVDGAAAVFRGVPQDQLDRMFAQAQRFARGELSRIADVVSAALDRMAGATAPRLQLELMIARALVEAQALSEAPRGSGVQAPRGPAGSGVPAEPGPGAAGAPAGAGIPAAPRPGASSSGPAPTAPAPSVPAAPRADPLAALAAARSAATEPAAAEPAAAEPTPDAAQTPNAGPTPNAGPTPNAAQTAASIREFLREEDAGTPVPSAAPNEGPAPSASGAAAPAATPHASDDRRAETVQGAGAPHPNEAAASFGRPISDVLSAADIASIGAERPAPAAPAVSAAGPAPTPAPGPTPAPVSAEPEPQDGGAAPGMPGGGAQSGAGTGAAAEAQGPAQASEGAATAPELPEDGEDDTSPGGFEDLVELWPEFLEELQQQNRDAWNAVRTVTPLGLDGDILTVGVASQSDLAAFKSSGAGPLRETIASAIGVSVKYVPKRVAPGGTQREAGAGERAPQRDPDAEEPHRGGVADDPVQRAAARLSGLGPALAAPAWAGPIPQPPDVPESPAAPDTPAAPDTPAAPESPEGASTAAGSGAPTAAVPAASPAPVATASAAPGSAGATSGSDAPGAGDASLPAPRAATGSAGAPDDGYDPGDGYDPGGGYDPGDYGDLGPSDGDPYGGDPYGGDPYGAGDPYRAEAAAAPNAALAQTPPASPTAAPGAAPAAPIGAASVPPANGATTGSPPAAASVDPSPAAASPAVASPAAASPAAPAPDAPAPVADAAARRSAPAFTRYGEAVVREVLGARFVEERPLPPR; translated from the coding sequence ATGATCGGGCAGTCCCAGGTGACCGATCCGCTCATGACGGCGCTGCGGACCGGACGCGTCGGTCATGCCTACCTCTTCAGCGGCCCGCGCGGCTGCGGCAAGACGACGTCGGCGCGCATCCTCGCCCGCTGCCTGAACTGCGCGGAGGGGCCGACCGACACGCCGTGCGGCACCTGCCCGAGCTGCGTCGAACTGGGGCGCGACGGCGGGGGATCGCTCGACGTGGTCGAGATCGACGCCGCGAGTCACGGCGGCGTCGACGATGCCCGTGATCTGCGCGAGCGCGCCGTGTTCGCGCCCGCCCGGGATCGCTTCAAGATCTTCATCGTGGACGAGGCCCACATGGTGACCGCTGCCGGCTTCAACGCGCTGCTGAAGATCGTGGAGGAGCCGCCGCCGCACGTGAAGTTCGTCTTCGCGACCACGGAGCCCGACAAGGTGATCGGCACCATCCGCTCCCGTACCCACCACTACCCCTTCCGGCTCATCGCGCCGGGAACCCTCATCGACTACGTCCAGTCGCTGTGCGACAGCGAGGGGGTCGCGGTCGAGCCGGGCGTGCTCCCGCTCGTGGTCCGCGCCGGCGGCGGGTCGGCGCGGGACACCCTGTCGATCCTCGACCAGCTCATCGCCGGTTCCGAGGGCGACTCCGTGACCATCGATCGGGCGGCCGGCCTGCTCGGCTTCACCCACGCCGAGCTGCTCGACGACGTCGTGACGGCGTTCGGAGAGCACGACCAGGCCGCGGCCTTCCGTGCGACCGACCGGGTCGTGCAGACCGGGCAGGATCCCCGCCGCTTCGTCGAGGACCTGCTGGAGCGCCTGCGCGACCTCATCGTGGTCGGCGCGACGACGGTCGACGGCGCCGCCGCGGTGTTCCGGGGCGTGCCGCAGGATCAGCTGGACCGCATGTTCGCGCAGGCGCAGCGCTTCGCCCGCGGGGAGCTCTCGCGCATCGCCGATGTGGTGAGCGCGGCCCTCGACCGCATGGCCGGCGCGACGGCTCCGAGATTGCAGCTCGAGCTGATGATTGCCCGCGCCCTCGTCGAAGCTCAGGCGCTGTCCGAGGCTCCGCGCGGGTCGGGCGTGCAGGCTCCGCGTGGTCCCGCGGGCTCCGGAGTGCCCGCTGAGCCCGGCCCGGGCGCCGCGGGCGCTCCGGCAGGCGCGGGCATCCCGGCCGCGCCGCGGCCCGGGGCGTCGTCGTCGGGGCCGGCACCGACGGCACCCGCGCCCTCCGTCCCCGCGGCGCCCCGGGCGGACCCGCTCGCGGCGCTCGCCGCCGCGCGGAGCGCCGCTACCGAGCCCGCTGCCGCCGAGCCCGCTGCCGCCGAGCCGACCCCGGATGCCGCGCAGACTCCGAATGCCGGTCCGACCCCGAATGCCGGTCCGACCCCGAATGCCGCGCAGACGGCCGCCTCGATCCGCGAGTTCCTGCGTGAGGAAGACGCCGGTACCCCGGTGCCGAGCGCTGCCCCGAACGAGGGCCCCGCGCCGTCCGCGTCCGGTGCCGCGGCGCCCGCCGCGACCCCGCATGCGTCGGACGATCGGCGAGCCGAGACGGTTCAGGGCGCCGGCGCGCCGCACCCGAACGAGGCGGCCGCCTCCTTCGGCCGCCCCATCTCCGACGTGCTGAGCGCCGCGGACATCGCGAGCATCGGAGCGGAGCGCCCCGCGCCGGCCGCGCCGGCCGTTTCGGCTGCGGGGCCCGCCCCGACGCCGGCGCCCGGCCCGACGCCGGCGCCCGTCTCTGCGGAACCCGAGCCGCAGGACGGAGGAGCGGCTCCCGGGATGCCCGGTGGCGGCGCGCAGTCGGGCGCCGGAACCGGGGCTGCAGCTGAGGCTCAGGGCCCCGCCCAGGCTTCGGAAGGAGCGGCGACGGCGCCCGAGCTCCCCGAGGACGGCGAGGACGACACCTCCCCAGGCGGCTTCGAGGACCTCGTCGAGCTGTGGCCCGAGTTCCTCGAGGAGTTGCAGCAGCAGAATCGGGATGCGTGGAACGCGGTACGAACGGTCACTCCGCTCGGGCTCGACGGCGACATCCTCACCGTCGGCGTCGCGTCGCAGTCAGACCTCGCGGCGTTCAAGTCCTCGGGCGCGGGTCCGCTCCGGGAGACGATCGCCTCCGCGATCGGCGTGAGCGTCAAGTACGTTCCGAAGCGCGTCGCCCCCGGGGGCACCCAGCGCGAGGCCGGCGCCGGAGAGCGCGCCCCGCAGCGGGACCCCGACGCAGAGGAGCCTCATCGAGGCGGAGTCGCCGACGACCCCGTGCAGCGCGCCGCGGCGCGGCTCAGCGGCCTGGGACCGGCCCTCGCCGCCCCGGCCTGGGCCGGGCCCATCCCGCAGCCGCCGGATGTCCCGGAGTCCCCAGCGGCCCCGGATACCCCGGCGGCCCCGGATACCCCGGCGGCCCCGGAATCCCCCGAAGGAGCCTCGACGGCGGCGGGATCGGGAGCGCCGACGGCCGCGGTCCCGGCGGCATCGCCGGCCCCGGTGGCGACGGCCTCGGCTGCGCCGGGGAGTGCCGGTGCGACGAGCGGGAGCGATGCCCCGGGAGCGGGCGATGCGAGCCTGCCGGCGCCGCGCGCCGCCACGGGCTCGGCCGGCGCGCCCGACGACGGCTACGATCCCGGCGACGGCTACGACCCCGGCGGCGGCTACGACCCCGGTGATTACGGGGACCTCGGGCCGAGCGACGGCGATCCCTATGGCGGAGATCCCTACGGCGGCGATCCCTACGGTGCGGGCGACCCGTACCGGGCAGAGGCCGCCGCCGCACCGAATGCGGCGCTCGCGCAGACCCCGCCCGCTTCGCCGACGGCCGCGCCGGGCGCTGCACCCGCAGCTCCGATCGGCGCGGCATCGGTCCCGCCCGCGAACGGCGCGACGACCGGCTCGCCGCCGGCGGCGGCGAGTGTCGATCCCTCACCTGCTGCCGCGTCACCGGCTGTCGCCTCACCCGCTGCCGCGTCACCGGCTGCCCCGGCGCCCGACGCCCCGGCGCCCGTCGCCGACGCTGCGGCGCGGCGTTCCGCCCCCGCCTTCACCCGATACGGTGAAGCGGTGGTCCGCGAGGTGCTGGGCGCGCGGTTCGTCGAGGAGCGGCCGCTCCCGCCCCGCTGA
- a CDS encoding phytoene desaturase family protein — MSAAHGAAVVGAGPNGLAAAVTLARAGVPVTVYEAAEQIGGGTRTGELVEPGVLHDACSAIHPMALATGFFRAFQLERRMRFVVPEASYANPLDGRAGGGSDRAAVAYRDLGRTAAELGRDGAAYARFFRPLLRHLDGVVDFSLGGSMLRLPADPVAAAWTAARTLEQGTPLWDLRFREEAAPALIGGVAAHSIGRMPNLATSAVGTVLGALAHAAGWPVPVGGSRAITDALAADLLAHGGRIETERTITDVRELGDRRAVLFDTSARGFARIAGSRLPAAYRRRLGRFRYGDGAAKVDFVLDGPIPWADPRVAAAPTVHLGGSRAETAAAEAEVAAGRHPDRPYVLLAQPDGFDRSRNPAGRVAIWSYTHVPAGSTVDVSERVIAQIERFAPGFRDRILGVRVVTAAGLADYNRNYHGGDFSAGAVSLPQLFSRPVLTRDPWRAPARGLYLCSSSTSPGPGVHGLSGWYAARSALRHEFGLPDPDLAVDANA; from the coding sequence ATGAGTGCAGCGCACGGGGCCGCCGTGGTGGGAGCGGGGCCCAACGGACTGGCGGCGGCCGTCACGCTCGCGCGCGCCGGCGTGCCCGTCACCGTCTACGAGGCGGCGGAGCAGATCGGCGGCGGCACGCGCACCGGCGAGCTCGTCGAGCCCGGGGTGCTCCATGACGCGTGCTCGGCGATCCATCCGATGGCGCTCGCCACGGGGTTCTTCCGCGCCTTCCAGCTCGAGCGCCGGATGCGCTTCGTCGTGCCGGAGGCCTCCTACGCGAACCCGCTCGACGGCCGCGCGGGGGGCGGCTCCGACCGGGCCGCCGTGGCCTACCGGGATCTCGGGCGCACCGCCGCTGAGCTGGGGCGGGACGGCGCGGCCTATGCGCGGTTCTTCAGGCCGTTGCTGCGGCACCTCGACGGCGTGGTCGACTTCTCGCTCGGCGGGAGCATGCTGCGGCTGCCCGCCGATCCGGTCGCGGCGGCCTGGACCGCGGCCCGCACCCTCGAGCAGGGCACGCCGCTCTGGGACCTGCGCTTCCGCGAGGAGGCCGCGCCGGCGCTCATCGGCGGCGTGGCCGCCCACAGCATCGGGCGGATGCCGAACCTCGCGACCTCGGCGGTGGGAACGGTGCTCGGCGCGCTCGCGCACGCGGCGGGGTGGCCGGTGCCGGTCGGCGGCTCCCGGGCGATCACGGACGCGCTCGCCGCCGATCTGCTCGCGCACGGCGGGCGGATCGAGACGGAGCGCACGATCACCGACGTCCGCGAGCTGGGCGACCGGCGGGCGGTGCTCTTCGACACCTCGGCACGCGGCTTCGCGAGGATCGCGGGGTCGCGGCTGCCTGCGGCGTACCGCCGCCGGCTCGGGCGCTTCCGCTACGGCGACGGCGCGGCGAAGGTCGACTTCGTGCTCGACGGCCCGATCCCGTGGGCGGATCCGCGGGTCGCCGCCGCTCCGACCGTGCACCTCGGCGGGAGCCGCGCGGAGACGGCCGCCGCGGAGGCCGAGGTGGCCGCGGGGCGGCATCCGGATCGCCCCTACGTGCTGCTCGCCCAGCCCGACGGCTTCGACCGCTCGCGCAACCCCGCGGGGCGCGTCGCGATCTGGAGCTACACGCACGTCCCCGCCGGTTCGACCGTCGACGTCTCGGAGCGCGTCATCGCGCAGATCGAGCGCTTCGCCCCGGGCTTCCGGGATCGGATCCTCGGGGTACGGGTCGTGACGGCCGCCGGGCTCGCCGACTACAACCGGAACTACCACGGGGGCGACTTCAGCGCCGGCGCCGTGAGCCTGCCGCAGCTGTTCTCCCGGCCCGTGCTCACCCGCGACCCGTGGCGGGCGCCCGCGCGGGGCCTGTACCTCTGCTCCTCCTCGACGTCGCCGGGGCCCGGCGTGCACGGCCTCTCCGGCTGGTACGCCGCGCGTTCCGCGCTCCGGCACGAGTTCGGGCTGCCGGATCCCGATCTCGCCGTCGACGCGAACGCGTGA
- a CDS encoding ABC transporter ATP-binding protein, translating to MARTKKDAEAPAAEAFELPDDYQPDGDDWFGGQPAKKAKHFWPAAKRLIGLLAPEKWLFSFVVLLVVGSVVLTVIAPKVLGQAMDVIFDGILGAQLPAGASLEDVIAASRASGQDQFADVLAGSGVVPGEGIDFGLLGRLILTVLALYLVASFLMWLQGYILNKLVMRIVYTLRQDIEDKLNRLPLSYFDSRQRGDVLSRVTNDVDNIQQALQQAFSQLVQSLLTVIGIAAMMFVVSWQLALLALIALPLSGIIAGVVGVRAQKLFVAQWKHTGELNGHIEESFTGHELVRIFNRDAEMVEEFDRRNEGLFDASYKAQALSGTIMPAMQFVQYLSYVLIAVVGALRVTAGQMTLGDVTAFIQYSREFSQPIGEMAGMANMLQSGVASAERTFELLDAEEQDPDTATDALPARTDGHVTFEDVSFSYVPEQPLIEGLSLEASPGHTVAIVGPTGAGKTTLVNLVMRFYELDGGRILLDGVDITRLSRAELRSQVGMVLQDAWLFDGTIRENIRYGRLDASDDEVVAAAQATMVDRFVRQLPDGYDTVIEENASSLSAGERQLLTIARAFIANPSLLILDEATSSVDTRTEVLVQQAMRALRQDRTSFVIAHRLSTIRDADTILMMENGSIVEQGSHAELLARRGAYYALYQAQFAGEDAEELAEIAADPVTAAAPATAATPVVGPGDTGPAPTPA from the coding sequence ATGGCGCGCACGAAGAAGGACGCGGAGGCCCCGGCGGCCGAGGCTTTCGAACTCCCCGACGACTACCAGCCGGACGGGGACGACTGGTTCGGCGGGCAGCCGGCGAAGAAGGCGAAGCACTTCTGGCCGGCCGCGAAGCGCCTCATCGGGCTGCTCGCCCCCGAGAAGTGGCTCTTCTCGTTCGTCGTGCTGCTCGTCGTCGGTTCCGTGGTGCTCACGGTCATCGCGCCGAAGGTGCTCGGCCAGGCCATGGACGTGATCTTCGACGGCATCCTCGGCGCCCAGCTGCCGGCCGGGGCCTCGCTCGAGGACGTCATCGCGGCCTCGCGGGCCTCGGGGCAGGACCAGTTCGCCGACGTGCTCGCGGGCTCGGGCGTCGTTCCGGGCGAGGGCATCGACTTCGGGCTGCTCGGCCGGCTGATCCTCACCGTCCTCGCCCTCTACCTCGTCGCCTCCTTCCTGATGTGGCTGCAGGGCTACATCCTCAACAAGCTCGTCATGCGCATCGTCTACACCCTGCGGCAGGACATCGAGGACAAGCTCAACCGCCTGCCGCTGAGCTACTTCGACAGCCGGCAGCGCGGCGATGTGCTCTCCCGCGTCACCAACGACGTCGACAACATCCAGCAGGCGCTCCAGCAGGCGTTCTCGCAGCTGGTGCAGTCGCTGCTCACGGTGATCGGGATCGCGGCGATGATGTTCGTCGTCTCCTGGCAGCTGGCGCTCCTCGCGCTCATCGCCCTGCCGCTGTCCGGCATCATCGCCGGCGTGGTGGGCGTCCGCGCGCAGAAGCTCTTCGTCGCGCAGTGGAAGCATACGGGAGAGCTCAACGGCCACATCGAGGAGTCGTTCACCGGGCACGAGCTCGTGCGCATCTTCAACCGCGACGCCGAGATGGTCGAGGAGTTCGACCGTCGCAACGAGGGGCTCTTCGACGCCTCCTACAAGGCGCAGGCGCTCTCCGGCACGATCATGCCGGCGATGCAGTTCGTGCAGTACCTGAGCTACGTGCTCATCGCCGTCGTCGGCGCGCTGCGGGTGACGGCCGGGCAGATGACCCTCGGCGATGTCACGGCGTTCATCCAGTACTCCCGGGAGTTCTCGCAGCCCATCGGCGAGATGGCCGGCATGGCGAACATGCTGCAGTCGGGCGTCGCCTCGGCGGAGCGCACCTTCGAGCTGCTCGACGCCGAGGAGCAGGATCCCGACACCGCGACGGACGCGCTGCCGGCGCGCACCGACGGGCATGTGACCTTCGAGGACGTCTCCTTCAGCTACGTCCCCGAGCAGCCCCTCATCGAGGGGCTCTCGCTCGAGGCCTCGCCGGGGCACACGGTCGCCATCGTCGGGCCCACCGGGGCGGGGAAGACGACCCTCGTCAACCTCGTGATGCGCTTCTACGAGCTCGACGGCGGCCGGATCCTGCTCGACGGGGTCGACATCACTCGGCTCTCGCGCGCCGAGCTGCGCAGCCAGGTCGGCATGGTGCTGCAGGACGCCTGGCTCTTCGACGGGACCATCAGGGAGAACATCCGCTACGGACGCCTCGACGCGAGCGACGACGAGGTCGTCGCCGCGGCGCAGGCGACGATGGTCGACCGCTTCGTGCGCCAGCTCCCCGACGGCTACGACACCGTCATCGAGGAGAACGCCTCCTCGCTCTCCGCGGGGGAGCGGCAGCTGCTCACGATCGCCCGCGCGTTCATCGCGAACCCGTCGCTGCTGATCCTCGACGAGGCCACCTCCTCGGTCGACACGCGCACGGAGGTGCTCGTGCAGCAGGCGATGCGGGCCCTCCGTCAGGATCGCACCTCCTTCGTCATCGCGCACCGGCTCTCCACGATCCGTGACGCCGACACGATCCTCATGATGGAGAACGGCAGCATCGTCGAGCAGGGCTCCCACGCCGAACTGCTCGCCAGGCGCGGCGCCTACTACGCCCTCTACCAGGCCCAGTTCGCCGGGGAGGACGCGGAGGAGCTCGCGGAGATCGCGGCGGACCCGGTGACCGCGGCGGCACCGGCGACGGCCGCGACGCCGGTGGTCGGGCCGGGCGACACCGGGCCCGCTCCGACGCCGGCGTAA